The Coffea arabica cultivar ET-39 chromosome 9e, Coffea Arabica ET-39 HiFi, whole genome shotgun sequence genome has a window encoding:
- the LOC140014867 gene encoding uncharacterized protein, with product MAQAIEVATKIANGELETGRGLNQIGTLKQARDTHWSSHLDSISSLLKMFNATWVVLSNIAVDGGSYSQRGDANFVLNQLLSFKFVFTLHLMKDIVEITHLFCIALQRKSQDILNAKYLVSSTTKLLKNFRDSGWDDFLISVEHYYQMDIFLATIDYQLQELHSRFNDHTVELFVLSTALDPRNGFMLFKIDDICKLAEKFYLNDFMEQELVRLRIELQHFELDIPNHHELQELSGIMSYVKTW from the exons ATGGCTCAAGCAATTGAAGTTGCTACTAAGATTGCTAATGGTGAACTTGAAACTGGAAGGGGGCTTAATCAAATTGGCACTTTAAAACAAGCTAGAGATACTCATTGGAGTTCTCATTTGGATTCTATTTCTAGTTTACTGAAAATGTTCAATGCTACTTGGGTGGTTTTAAGTAACATTGCAGTAGATGGAGGTTCATACTCTCAACGTGGAGAtgcaaattttgttttgaatcAGTTGTTAtcttttaagtttgttttcacTTTGCATCTTATGAAAGACATTGTGGAAATTACTCATCTTTTTTGTATAGCATTGCAACGTAAATCTCAAGATATTTTGAATGCAAAGTATCTTGTCTCAAGCACAACAAAGCTACTAAAGAATTTTCGAGATTCGGGATGGGATGATTTCTTG ATTAGTGTGGAGCATTATTATCAAATGGATATATTTCTTGCAACAATTGATTATCAATTGCAAGAGTTACATAGCAGGTTTAATGATCATACCGTGGAATTGTTTGTTTTGAGCACTGCTTTAGATCCTAGAAATGGATTTATGCTGTTCAAGATTGATGATATTTGTAAACTTGCAGAGAAGTTCTATCTgaatgattttatggagcaagaaCTAGTACGTCTAAGAATAGAACTTCAACATTTTGAACTTgacattccaaatcatcatGAATTGCAAGAATTATCTGGTATTATGAGTTATGTCAAGACTtggtga